The Hymenobacter oligotrophus genome has a window encoding:
- a CDS encoding NmrA family NAD(P)-binding protein: MATSASSAFNSATPVVVLAGATGGLGRRIAYHLRQRGAAVRALVRQGSGTKPEAEELRQLGAEVHEVNYGSVAEMAQVCAGARCVVSALSGLREVIVEAQRLLLLAAVEAGVPRFIPSDFCIDYTKLPGGSNRNLDLRREFGQRLDQAPIRATSVLNGMFTDLLTGQAPVILFGPRRVLYWGNPDQPMDFTTLDDTAAFTAAAALDADTPRYLRVAGEVATTRDLQAAATAATGQPFKLLRPGGLGAFGAVIKLTRALAPSHGEVFPAWQGMQYMHNMLSGLPKLEPLDNHRYPEIRFTSVREVLATRQ; the protein is encoded by the coding sequence ATGGCTACTTCGGCTTCTTCTGCTTTCAATTCTGCAACGCCGGTTGTTGTACTGGCCGGCGCTACCGGCGGCCTAGGTCGGCGCATTGCGTACCACCTGCGGCAGCGCGGCGCTGCAGTGCGGGCCTTGGTGCGCCAAGGCAGCGGCACCAAGCCCGAGGCCGAGGAGCTCCGCCAATTGGGCGCCGAGGTGCACGAAGTAAACTACGGCAGCGTGGCCGAAATGGCCCAAGTATGCGCCGGAGCCAGATGCGTGGTATCGGCGCTGTCGGGCCTGCGCGAAGTAATCGTGGAGGCGCAACGCCTCTTGCTGCTGGCCGCCGTGGAGGCCGGCGTGCCGCGCTTTATCCCCTCCGACTTTTGCATCGACTACACCAAGCTGCCCGGGGGCTCGAACCGCAACCTCGATTTGCGCCGCGAGTTCGGCCAGCGCCTCGACCAGGCCCCCATCCGGGCCACGTCCGTCCTGAACGGCATGTTCACCGATTTGCTTACCGGGCAGGCGCCGGTAATCCTGTTTGGCCCGCGGCGGGTGCTCTACTGGGGCAACCCCGATCAGCCCATGGACTTTACCACCCTCGACGACACCGCCGCCTTCACGGCCGCTGCCGCCCTCGATGCCGACACGCCCAGGTACCTGCGCGTGGCCGGCGAGGTAGCCACCACGCGCGATTTGCAAGCGGCGGCCACCGCCGCCACCGGCCAGCCGTTTAAGTTGCTGCGCCCCGGCGGCCTGGGTGCGTTTGGGGCTGTCATCAAGCTCACCCGCGCGCTGGCGCCCAGCCACGGCGAGGTGTTTCCGGCCTGGCAAGGCATGCAGTACATGCACAACATGCTCAGCGGCTTGCCCAAGCTCGAGCCGCTCGACAACCACCGCTACCCCGAAATCCGGTTTACATCGGTGCGCGAAGTACTGGCCACTCGTCAGTAG
- a CDS encoding cold-shock protein: protein MSTGTVKFFNEIKGFGFINDAATGQDIFVHVTGLIDEIRDNDTVQFEVEQGRKGLNAVKVRRAQL from the coding sequence ATGTCAACAGGAACCGTAAAATTCTTCAATGAAATCAAAGGCTTTGGTTTCATCAACGACGCCGCCACTGGTCAGGACATCTTCGTCCACGTAACCGGCCTTATCGACGAAATTCGCGACAACGACACGGTTCAGTTTGAGGTAGAGCAAGGCCGTAAGGGCCTGAACGCCGTAAAGGTGCGTCGCGCTCAGCTGTAA
- a CDS encoding DUF3140 domain-containing protein, translated as MATPHNNDDIRKQFKDDVNMTAPELEKWLRTDESKSVGQDSGDGNSIGRHSGERIVQILHKKQADLTPDDEEHMHRVHSYVSRHLAQGPHDAKDVENSRWRYSLMNWGHDPLKDKRSK; from the coding sequence ATGGCTACTCCCCACAACAACGACGACATTCGCAAGCAGTTCAAGGACGACGTGAACATGACCGCCCCGGAGCTCGAGAAATGGCTACGCACCGACGAATCGAAATCGGTGGGCCAGGACAGCGGCGACGGCAACAGCATTGGCCGCCACTCCGGCGAGCGAATTGTGCAGATACTGCATAAAAAGCAAGCCGACCTCACGCCCGACGACGAAGAACACATGCACCGCGTGCACAGCTACGTGAGCCGCCACCTGGCCCAAGGTCCGCACGATGCGAAAGACGTGGAAAACTCGCGCTGGCGGTACTCGCTCATGAACTGGGGCCACGACCCATTGAAGGACAAACGCAGCAAGTAG
- the hutU gene encoding urocanate hydratase, whose protein sequence is MPNSAFETPELNLEATSASDDANAPQPTAKRPMYYQYKPQQTVRAQHGTTLRCKTWEAEAALRMLENNLDPAVSLVYDELIVYGGAGRAARNWKEYQTIVNTLQNLEADETMLVQSGKAVGVIRTWPHAPRVLIANSNLVPAWSTQEYFDELDRMGLMMYGQMTAGSWIYIATQGILQGTYETFAAVADKHFGGTLAGTITVTAGLGGMSGAQPLAVTMNDGVCLVIEPIDARVKQKVREGYVDEQARDLEHALELCQQYKQQRQGWSIGLTCNAATVLPELLQRGYKADIVTDQTSAHDLMDYIPEGDITEVLQLRKDNPEEFKRRALASIVKHCQAIIDMQAAGAVALDYGNNLRGQAEKGGLQVRDQHGQFLYPGFVPGYIRPLFCEGKGPFRWAALSGDPQDILRIDRALLETFPENQMLRRWIEKAQAKVPFIGLPARVCWLGYGEREKFGLVINDLVARGEVKAPIVIGRDHLDCGSVASPNRETEGMKDGSDAVADWPLLNALANCASGADWVSLHNGGGVGIGNSTHAGMVIVATGTPEKAERLRRVLTTDPGMGVFRHADAGYELAQQVAQERGAKIPGRN, encoded by the coding sequence ATGCCAAACTCCGCCTTCGAAACCCCCGAGCTCAACCTCGAAGCCACCAGCGCTTCCGACGACGCCAACGCCCCGCAGCCCACGGCCAAACGGCCCATGTATTACCAGTACAAGCCCCAGCAAACCGTGCGTGCCCAGCACGGCACCACGCTGCGCTGCAAAACCTGGGAAGCCGAAGCCGCCCTGCGCATGCTCGAGAACAACCTCGACCCCGCCGTGAGCCTGGTGTACGACGAGCTGATCGTGTACGGCGGCGCCGGCCGCGCGGCGCGCAACTGGAAGGAGTACCAGACTATTGTAAACACCCTCCAAAACCTCGAAGCCGACGAAACCATGTTGGTGCAGTCGGGCAAGGCCGTGGGTGTAATCCGCACCTGGCCGCACGCCCCGCGGGTACTCATTGCCAACAGCAACTTGGTGCCCGCCTGGAGCACCCAAGAGTACTTCGACGAGCTCGACCGCATGGGCCTGATGATGTACGGGCAGATGACGGCCGGCTCCTGGATTTACATCGCCACGCAGGGTATTCTGCAGGGCACCTACGAAACCTTCGCCGCCGTGGCCGATAAGCACTTTGGCGGTACCTTGGCCGGTACCATCACCGTTACGGCCGGCCTGGGCGGCATGAGCGGCGCCCAGCCCCTGGCCGTTACCATGAACGACGGTGTGTGCCTGGTAATCGAGCCCATCGACGCCCGCGTGAAGCAAAAGGTGCGCGAAGGCTACGTGGACGAGCAAGCCCGCGACTTGGAGCACGCCCTCGAGCTGTGCCAGCAGTACAAGCAGCAGCGCCAAGGCTGGAGCATTGGCCTGACCTGCAACGCCGCCACCGTGCTGCCCGAACTGCTGCAGCGCGGCTACAAGGCCGACATCGTCACCGACCAGACTTCGGCTCACGACCTGATGGACTACATTCCCGAGGGCGACATCACGGAGGTACTGCAGCTGCGCAAAGACAACCCCGAGGAGTTCAAGCGCCGGGCCCTGGCTTCCATCGTGAAGCACTGCCAGGCCATAATCGACATGCAAGCCGCCGGCGCCGTGGCCCTCGACTACGGCAACAACCTGCGCGGCCAGGCCGAAAAAGGCGGCCTGCAAGTGCGCGATCAGCACGGCCAGTTCCTGTACCCCGGCTTCGTGCCCGGCTACATCCGTCCGTTGTTCTGCGAGGGCAAGGGCCCCTTCCGCTGGGCGGCCCTCTCCGGCGACCCGCAAGACATCCTGCGCATCGACCGCGCCCTTTTGGAAACCTTCCCCGAAAACCAGATGCTGCGCCGTTGGATTGAGAAAGCTCAAGCCAAGGTGCCCTTCATCGGGCTGCCCGCCCGCGTGTGCTGGCTAGGCTACGGCGAGCGGGAAAAGTTTGGCCTCGTCATCAACGACCTCGTAGCCCGCGGCGAAGTAAAAGCGCCCATCGTCATCGGCCGCGACCACCTCGACTGCGGCTCCGTGGCCTCGCCCAACCGCGAAACCGAAGGCATGAAGGACGGCTCCGACGCCGTGGCCGACTGGCCTCTGCTCAACGCCCTAGCCAACTGCGCCTCCGGCGCCGACTGGGTTTCGCTGCACAACGGCGGCGGCGTGGGCATCGGCAACAGCACCCACGCGGGCATGGTAATCGTAGCCACCGGCACTCCCGAAAAGGCCGAGCGCCTGCGCCGCGTCCTCACCACCGACCCCGGCATGGGCGTCTTTCGCCACGCCGATGCGGGTTACGAGCTGGCCCAGCAGGTAGCCCAGGAGCGCGGGGCGAAGATTCCGGGCCGAAACTGA
- a CDS encoding 3-ketoacyl-ACP reductase, with the protein MENLTGKVALVTGAGKGIGRAVAVALAKEGAHVGLLARSENQLQEVAAEIAALGGKAAVVTADVADRLAVEAAVEQVRQQLGPIDILINNAGIGTFAKLLDMPVEEWERIIQVNLLGTYYTTRAVLPDMLARQAGDIINVASTAGQRGAATTSAYSASKFGVLGFTESLMQEVRKQNIRVSALTPSTVATELAISNNLTDGNPERVMQPEDLAEFIIAQLKLNRRIFIKEAGMWSTNP; encoded by the coding sequence ATGGAAAACCTAACCGGGAAAGTTGCCCTGGTAACCGGCGCTGGCAAAGGCATTGGCCGCGCCGTAGCCGTGGCATTGGCCAAAGAAGGCGCCCACGTGGGCCTGCTGGCCCGCTCCGAAAACCAGTTGCAGGAAGTGGCCGCCGAAATTGCCGCCCTGGGCGGCAAGGCCGCCGTAGTAACCGCCGACGTAGCCGACCGCCTGGCCGTGGAGGCCGCCGTGGAGCAAGTGCGCCAGCAGCTCGGGCCCATCGATATCCTCATCAACAACGCGGGCATTGGCACGTTTGCCAAGCTGCTCGACATGCCCGTGGAGGAATGGGAGCGAATTATTCAGGTGAACCTGCTGGGCACCTACTACACAACCCGCGCCGTGCTGCCCGATATGCTTGCCCGCCAGGCCGGCGACATCATCAACGTGGCTTCCACGGCCGGCCAGCGGGGGGCCGCCACCACCAGCGCCTACAGTGCCTCCAAGTTTGGGGTGCTGGGCTTTACGGAGTCGCTGATGCAGGAGGTGCGCAAACAGAACATTCGCGTATCGGCGCTTACGCCCAGTACGGTGGCTACCGAGCTGGCCATCAGCAACAACCTTACCGACGGCAACCCCGAGCGCGTGATGCAGCCCGAAGACCTGGCCGAGTTCATCATCGCGCAGCTCAAGCTCAACCGCCGCATCTTCATCAAAGAAGCCGGCATGTGGTCGACGAATCCCTAG